The following proteins are co-located in the Pseudoalteromonas sp. N1230-9 genome:
- the leuD gene encoding 3-isopropylmalate dehydratase small subunit, giving the protein MSVFFSGLMAPLDKNNVDTDQIIPKQFLTSTSRDGFDAALFYDWRYLDNGEPNPEFILNRPCYQGAQILLTRDNFGCGSSREHAPWALKQYGFEVILAQSFADIFFNNCGNNQMLAIALPAETLEQLFVLSEQHDDIHIEVDLENQQLRSDKFDTIDFDIRHDIKERLLSGLDFIGVTETLNSQIDAFETKLKAERPWQ; this is encoded by the coding sequence ATGAGTGTATTTTTTAGTGGCTTAATGGCCCCGTTAGATAAAAACAATGTTGATACTGACCAAATAATTCCAAAGCAATTTTTAACGTCGACCAGCCGTGATGGTTTTGATGCGGCGCTTTTTTACGATTGGCGTTATTTAGATAACGGTGAGCCAAACCCTGAGTTTATTTTGAATCGTCCTTGTTACCAAGGTGCGCAAATTCTGTTAACTCGCGACAACTTTGGTTGTGGTTCATCGCGTGAGCACGCGCCATGGGCATTAAAGCAATATGGTTTTGAAGTTATCTTAGCACAAAGCTTTGCCGATATTTTCTTTAATAACTGCGGTAATAACCAAATGCTTGCTATCGCATTACCAGCAGAAACGCTTGAGCAATTATTTGTGTTGAGTGAACAGCATGACGATATTCATATCGAAGTTGATTTAGAAAACCAACAACTTCGTAGCGATAAGTTTGACACTATTGACTTTGATATTCGTCATGACATTAAAGAGCGTTTATTAAGCGGCTTGGACTTTATCGGTGTGACTGAAACACTTAACAGCCAAATTGATGCCTTTGAAACTAAGCTTAAAGCTGAGCGCCCTTGGCAATAA
- the leuC gene encoding 3-isopropylmalate dehydratase large subunit, whose product MAQTLYDKIWQAHVVANINDQTDLLYIDRHLVHEVTSPQAFAGLREKNRKVRCPEKTFATMDHNVSTKSRSLDAASEVSKNQLMALDANCKEFGIQLYDLNSINQGIVHVMGPEQGITLPGTTIVCGDSHTSTHGAFGALAHGIGTSEVEHVLATQTLQQKKAKSLKIQINGRLRPTVTAKDLIMAVIGKLGTAGGTGYVAEFCGEGIEALSMEARMTLCNMSIEMGAKAGLIAPDQTTYDYLKGRPFAPQGADFDSAVAYWKTLKTDEGAEFDHVVELEAADIQPQITWGTSPEQVIGVDEFIPDPEQEPDLIKADAIRSALKYMGLKAGDKLSSATVDTVFIGSCTNSRIEDLRAAAQIVEGKQVAAGVEALIVPGSGLVKKQAEDEGLADIFKAAGFEWREPGCSMCLAMNDDRLEAGKRCASTSNRNFEGRQGRGGRTHLVSPAMAAAAAIHGRFVDIRGEA is encoded by the coding sequence GTGGCCCAAACCTTATACGATAAAATCTGGCAAGCTCATGTAGTCGCCAACATTAACGATCAAACCGATTTACTTTATATCGACCGTCATCTAGTTCATGAAGTTACCTCACCGCAAGCCTTTGCTGGTTTACGTGAGAAAAACCGTAAAGTACGTTGCCCAGAAAAAACCTTTGCGACCATGGATCATAACGTTTCAACGAAAAGTCGTTCATTAGATGCTGCCAGTGAAGTGTCGAAAAACCAACTAATGGCACTGGATGCAAACTGCAAAGAGTTTGGTATTCAACTTTATGATTTAAATTCGATTAACCAAGGTATTGTGCATGTAATGGGGCCTGAGCAGGGCATTACCTTACCGGGCACAACCATAGTATGTGGCGACAGCCATACCTCTACCCATGGTGCATTTGGCGCACTAGCGCACGGTATTGGTACGTCAGAAGTTGAGCATGTTTTAGCCACTCAAACACTACAGCAGAAAAAAGCCAAGTCGTTAAAAATTCAAATTAATGGTCGCCTGCGCCCAACTGTTACTGCCAAAGATTTAATCATGGCTGTGATCGGTAAATTAGGCACTGCGGGTGGTACTGGCTATGTTGCTGAATTTTGTGGTGAAGGAATTGAAGCGCTGTCTATGGAAGCGCGCATGACACTTTGTAATATGAGTATTGAAATGGGCGCAAAAGCGGGTTTAATCGCACCAGATCAAACAACTTATGATTATTTAAAAGGTCGCCCATTTGCACCACAAGGTGCTGACTTTGATAGTGCCGTTGCCTACTGGAAAACACTAAAAACTGATGAAGGCGCAGAGTTTGATCATGTTGTTGAATTGGAGGCTGCTGATATTCAACCGCAAATTACTTGGGGTACCAGCCCTGAGCAAGTGATTGGCGTCGATGAATTCATTCCAGACCCTGAGCAAGAACCAGATTTAATCAAAGCTGATGCGATTCGTAGCGCACTAAAATATATGGGCTTAAAAGCCGGTGATAAATTGTCTTCAGCAACTGTTGATACCGTGTTTATTGGCTCATGTACCAATAGCCGAATTGAAGACTTACGTGCTGCCGCGCAAATTGTTGAAGGTAAGCAGGTTGCCGCGGGTGTTGAAGCACTGATTGTTCCAGGTTCTGGCCTTGTTAAAAAACAAGCCGAAGACGAAGGCCTTGCTGATATATTCAAAGCAGCTGGCTTTGAATGGCGTGAGCCAGGTTGTTCAATGTGCTTAGCAATGAATGACGACAGATTAGAAGCCGGTAAACGCTGTGCGTCGACATCAAATCGTAACTTTGAAGGACGCCAAGGTCGCGGTGGACGCACTCACTTAGTGAGCCCAGCAATGGCTGCGGCAGCGGCAATTCATGGTCGTTTTGTTGATATCAGAGGAGAAGCCTAA
- the leuB gene encoding 3-isopropylmalate dehydrogenase → MSQSNYSIAVLAGDGIGPEVMAAAETVLDAVSEKFGFTLTRHHHAIGGAAIDEFGQALPQSTLSACENADAILFGSVGGPKWENLPPNEQPERASLLPLRKHFGLFCNLRPAQLLPALSAASPLRADISAQGFDILCVRELTGGIYFGEKGRSGEGEQEVAFDTQTYSRKEIERIARFAFEAAKLRSNHVTSVDKANVLASSVLWREVVTEVSKDYPEVSLDYIYVDNAAMQLVKQPSQFDVLLCDNLFGDILSDECAMITGSMGLLPSASLNQSGFGLYEPAGGSAPDIAGKGVANPIAQILSAALMLRYSLGQDEAARTIEKAVAEAVEAGVGTPDIYPNAGYTTSDVAAAIVARI, encoded by the coding sequence ATGAGTCAATCGAATTACAGTATCGCAGTATTAGCAGGCGACGGGATTGGTCCAGAAGTTATGGCAGCAGCAGAAACCGTCTTGGATGCTGTAAGCGAAAAATTTGGTTTTACTTTGACTCGTCATCACCACGCGATTGGTGGCGCTGCCATTGATGAGTTTGGTCAGGCCTTGCCGCAAAGCACATTAAGTGCCTGTGAAAATGCCGATGCGATTTTATTTGGCTCTGTTGGTGGTCCTAAGTGGGAAAACTTACCACCGAATGAGCAACCAGAGCGAGCGTCTTTGTTGCCACTGCGTAAGCATTTTGGTTTGTTCTGTAATTTACGCCCAGCACAATTATTACCTGCACTAAGTGCTGCGTCACCGCTGCGTGCAGATATCAGCGCACAAGGCTTTGATATCTTATGTGTGCGTGAGCTAACAGGCGGTATTTATTTCGGTGAAAAAGGTCGTAGTGGCGAAGGTGAGCAAGAAGTTGCTTTCGATACACAAACATATTCACGTAAAGAAATTGAGCGTATCGCTCGTTTTGCCTTTGAAGCCGCTAAGCTGCGTAGTAATCATGTTACCTCGGTTGATAAAGCGAATGTGTTAGCGTCAAGTGTACTTTGGCGAGAGGTAGTCACTGAAGTCAGTAAAGACTACCCAGAAGTTAGCCTTGATTACATTTATGTTGATAACGCGGCGATGCAGTTAGTAAAACAGCCAAGTCAGTTTGATGTATTACTTTGCGATAATTTATTTGGTGACATTTTGTCTGATGAGTGCGCGATGATCACAGGTTCTATGGGCTTATTACCATCAGCGAGCTTAAATCAGTCTGGATTTGGTTTGTATGAACCTGCTGGTGGCTCAGCACCAGATATCGCTGGCAAAGGGGTTGCAAACCCGATCGCACAAATTTTAAGTGCTGCGCTTATGCTGCGTTATTCACTAGGGCAAGATGAAGCGGCGCGTACTATTGAAAAAGCGGTAGCAGAAGCGGTTGAAGCCGGTGTTGGTACGCCAGATATCTACCCAAATGCAGGGTACACCACTAGTGATGTTGCTGCGGCAATTGTGGCACGTATTTAA
- the leuA gene encoding 2-isopropylmalate synthase, translating into MKDKVWIFDTTLRDGEQALKASLTEDDKIQLAHTISRLNVDVMEVGFPVSSPADFRSVQRIATEVKGPIICGLARAVAKDIEACGEALRPAEQGRIHTFIATSPLHLEHKLRMSLDDATAMAVKSIKLARNYTDDVEFSCEDAGRTPHWDLCRIVESAIDAGASTINLPDTVGYVTPDEYAAMIHHLMNNVPNIDKARLSVHCHNDLGLAVANSIAAVQAGARQIECTINGIGERAGNCSLEEVSMIMKMREDHLKVHTDIRSEEIYRASRQVAKICNMPVQPNKAIVGENAFAHSSGIHQDGVLKAQNTYEIMSPESVGVPNNQLNMTSRSGRHVIEHRLEELGYQKSDYDMDSLYTSFLALADQKGTVYDYDLEAMIYFNQIKDKDEKYQLEFVNSTSNSQSVASSTIGMTIDGESKQEAATGNGPVEASFLAIERLTGMSVEMIEYNLEATGQGASSLGQVNIIAKYDGRPYHGAGIAADVVEASVRAMIRVYNLIYRAQKVSDLKQQRKAG; encoded by the coding sequence ATGAAAGATAAAGTTTGGATTTTTGATACAACGTTACGCGATGGTGAGCAAGCATTAAAAGCAAGCCTAACCGAAGATGACAAAATTCAGCTTGCGCATACCATTAGCCGTTTAAATGTGGATGTAATGGAAGTCGGTTTTCCGGTATCTAGCCCCGCAGACTTTCGCTCAGTACAGCGTATTGCAACTGAGGTGAAAGGGCCGATTATTTGTGGTTTAGCACGTGCTGTAGCAAAAGATATTGAAGCCTGTGGTGAGGCACTTCGCCCTGCTGAGCAAGGCCGTATTCACACCTTTATCGCAACTAGTCCATTACACCTTGAACACAAATTACGAATGAGCTTAGACGATGCAACAGCGATGGCTGTTAAGTCGATTAAGCTTGCGCGTAACTACACGGATGACGTTGAGTTTTCGTGTGAAGATGCAGGTCGTACACCGCATTGGGATTTATGCCGCATCGTTGAAAGTGCTATTGATGCGGGTGCATCAACAATTAACTTACCTGACACCGTAGGTTATGTAACGCCAGACGAATACGCTGCGATGATCCATCACTTAATGAACAATGTGCCAAACATCGACAAGGCGCGTTTAAGTGTGCATTGCCACAACGATTTAGGTTTAGCGGTTGCTAACTCAATCGCAGCGGTACAAGCCGGTGCTCGCCAAATAGAATGTACCATTAATGGTATTGGTGAGCGTGCAGGTAACTGTTCGCTTGAAGAAGTGTCGATGATCATGAAAATGCGTGAAGATCACTTAAAAGTGCATACCGATATTCGCAGTGAAGAAATTTACCGTGCTTCGCGTCAAGTCGCGAAGATTTGTAATATGCCAGTACAACCAAACAAAGCAATTGTTGGTGAAAATGCCTTTGCACACAGCTCAGGGATCCACCAAGACGGCGTATTAAAAGCGCAAAACACTTACGAGATTATGTCGCCAGAAAGTGTCGGTGTACCCAATAACCAATTAAACATGACTTCGCGTTCAGGTCGTCATGTTATTGAGCATCGTTTAGAAGAGCTAGGCTATCAAAAATCTGATTACGATATGGATAGCTTATACACCAGCTTCTTGGCATTAGCAGACCAAAAAGGCACTGTGTATGACTACGACTTAGAAGCGATGATTTACTTTAATCAAATCAAAGATAAAGACGAGAAGTACCAGCTTGAGTTTGTTAACTCTACGTCTAATTCGCAATCAGTGGCGAGCTCAACAATCGGCATGACAATTGATGGCGAGTCTAAGCAAGAGGCAGCAACAGGTAATGGCCCTGTAGAAGCATCGTTCTTAGCAATTGAGCGCTTAACGGGTATGTCGGTTGAAATGATTGAATATAACCTAGAAGCAACAGGCCAAGGTGCCAGCTCGCTTGGTCAAGTGAATATTATCGCTAAATACGATGGTCGCCCTTATCACGGCGCGGGCATTGCAGCGGATGTGGTTGAAGCGTCGGTACGCGCCATGATCCGCGTGTATAACTTAATTTATCGTGCACAAAAAGTGTCTGATTTAAAACAACAGAGGAAAGCAGGATGA
- the fabR gene encoding HTH-type transcriptional repressor FabR, with translation MSGVRAQQKQKTRQALIEAAFNQLSADHSFSNLSLREVAREAGIAPTSFYRHFKDMNELGLTMVDEAGLTLRQLMRQARRRIESGGSVITTSIVTFMEFIDNSSNQFRLLLRERSGTSKAFRAAVAREIKHFILELAHYLESETPCDATHAYIQAEAMVTLVFNAGAEALDIEGQQREELVERVIWQLRYIARGALLYVRDNGGNEKS, from the coding sequence ATGTCGGGTGTTAGAGCGCAACAGAAACAAAAAACACGACAAGCACTAATCGAAGCTGCATTTAATCAATTGAGTGCCGATCATAGCTTTTCTAATTTAAGTTTACGTGAAGTTGCTCGTGAAGCAGGGATTGCGCCAACCTCTTTTTATCGCCATTTTAAAGATATGAATGAACTTGGCTTGACCATGGTTGATGAAGCGGGGTTAACGCTTCGCCAGTTAATGCGCCAAGCACGTCGGCGTATTGAAAGTGGTGGCAGTGTCATTACTACATCGATTGTCACTTTCATGGAATTTATTGATAACTCAAGTAATCAATTCAGGTTGTTATTGCGTGAACGCTCAGGTACTTCAAAAGCGTTTCGTGCCGCGGTTGCTCGCGAGATAAAACATTTCATCTTGGAGCTTGCACATTACCTTGAAAGTGAAACGCCATGCGATGCCACCCATGCCTATATACAAGCGGAAGCGATGGTCACTTTAGTATTTAACGCAGGGGCAGAGGCGCTTGATATTGAAGGGCAGCAACGTGAAGAGTTGGTAGAACGTGTTATTTGGCAATTACGTTATATAGCGCGTGGTGCATTATTGTATGTTAGGGATAACGGTGGAAATGAAAAAAGTTAA
- a CDS encoding acyl-CoA desaturase: MKKPPIIWTNVLFFSLTFLAAITLVPWYGFSYGYTTVQWIAFVACMFYAGLSITAGYHRLWAHKAYDAHPVIEFIFALGGAFALQNSALHWSSDHRIHHGQVDDPIKDPYAATNGFWYSHIGWMLRDYQGEEYGNYSNCRDLQKNKVVMWQHRHYMKLVLATNIGIPLLLGLMVGDVWGMLLLAGLLRLVLSQHFTFFINSVAHIWGSRPYTEKNTARDNGFLALFTYGEGYHNFHHIFASDYRNGIKWYHYDPTKWMIRTLASVGLASKLKRTPVERIEKAKAETLMNKTQGRLAKLPLAQDKLTLLQSEYDLLLKKLQHFCALQKRVLEIKKNNMMKQCEKSALMTQYHELEAAWENQKQAWLALNARLLKASFS, translated from the coding sequence ATGAAGAAACCACCGATTATTTGGACCAATGTGTTATTTTTTAGCCTGACATTTTTGGCCGCAATTACACTTGTTCCTTGGTATGGATTTAGTTACGGATACACCACTGTGCAATGGATAGCTTTTGTTGCTTGCATGTTTTACGCAGGATTATCTATCACCGCAGGTTACCACCGCTTATGGGCACACAAAGCCTATGATGCACACCCTGTGATTGAATTTATATTCGCCCTTGGTGGTGCATTTGCGCTGCAAAATAGTGCGCTTCACTGGAGTAGCGACCACCGTATTCATCATGGTCAAGTTGATGATCCAATCAAAGACCCTTATGCCGCAACAAATGGCTTTTGGTACAGCCATATAGGTTGGATGCTGCGAGACTATCAAGGAGAGGAATACGGAAATTATAGTAATTGCCGTGACTTACAGAAAAATAAAGTCGTTATGTGGCAACACCGCCACTACATGAAATTAGTATTAGCGACCAATATTGGTATTCCTCTTTTACTTGGGTTAATGGTCGGTGATGTGTGGGGGATGTTACTACTTGCAGGGTTGTTACGTTTAGTATTAAGCCAGCATTTTACCTTTTTTATAAATTCAGTTGCCCATATATGGGGGTCTCGTCCATACACCGAAAAAAATACCGCACGCGATAATGGTTTTTTAGCGTTATTCACTTATGGTGAGGGCTATCATAATTTCCACCATATTTTTGCCAGTGACTATCGTAATGGTATTAAATGGTATCACTATGATCCAACCAAATGGATGATCCGCACGCTCGCATCTGTCGGTCTTGCATCAAAATTAAAACGTACACCAGTCGAGCGCATTGAAAAAGCCAAAGCAGAAACCTTGATGAATAAAACCCAAGGCCGCCTTGCAAAATTGCCTTTAGCGCAAGATAAGCTTACATTATTACAATCTGAGTACGATTTACTGCTGAAAAAACTGCAACACTTCTGTGCCCTGCAAAAACGCGTGTTAGAAATCAAAAAGAATAACATGATGAAACAATGCGAAAAATCAGCATTAATGACACAATATCATGAGCTTGAAGCCGCTTGGGAAAACCAAAAGCAGGCTTGGCTTGCACTAAATGCGAGGTTATTAAAAGCCTCTTTTAGTTAA
- the sthA gene encoding Si-specific NAD(P)(+) transhydrogenase — MAKQQVKQKDTPSYQYDAIIIGTGPGGEGTAMNLSKSNKKVAVIERQEAVGGGCVHWGTIPSKALRHSVSRYIEYKANPLFNISERPNRLTFPDILRHASNVISKQSSLRSSFYDRNRIHMYQGDAEFVDKHTIKITHLDGSHETLTAQTIVIATGSRPYRPPGVDFNHARIYDSDTILGLEHDPHRVLIYGAGVIGCEYASIFKGLGAKVDLVNTRDRLLAFMDAEISDALSYHFWNSGIVIRHNEEFDRVETRDDCVVMHLKSGKRVKADCILFANGRTGNTDTLNLDAVGLKADGRGQLKVNETYQTEVDNIYAVGDVIGYPSLASAAFDQGRIAADAIACGNCEEKLIIDIPAGIYTIPEMSSVGKTEQELTAAKIPYEVGRAQFKHLARAQIAGTEVGSLKILFHVDTKEVLGVHCFGERASEIVHIGQAIMEQKNGGNNIDYFVNTTFNYPTMAEAYRVAALNGLNRLFK, encoded by the coding sequence GTGGCCAAACAACAAGTAAAGCAAAAAGATACTCCATCTTATCAATATGATGCGATCATCATAGGGACAGGTCCTGGCGGTGAAGGTACCGCCATGAACCTATCTAAAAGTAATAAGAAAGTCGCTGTCATTGAGCGCCAAGAAGCAGTAGGCGGCGGCTGTGTGCACTGGGGCACTATTCCGTCAAAAGCATTACGTCATTCTGTAAGCCGTTACATTGAATATAAAGCAAACCCGCTATTTAATATTAGCGAACGTCCGAACCGCTTAACTTTCCCTGATATTTTGCGTCACGCTAGTAATGTCATATCTAAGCAGTCAAGTTTACGTAGTAGCTTTTATGACCGTAACCGCATTCATATGTATCAGGGTGATGCTGAGTTTGTTGACAAGCACACAATTAAAATTACACACCTTGATGGTTCGCACGAAACACTCACCGCGCAAACAATTGTCATTGCTACAGGCTCTCGCCCATATCGTCCACCTGGCGTTGACTTTAATCATGCACGTATTTACGACAGTGACACGATTTTAGGCCTTGAACATGACCCACATCGCGTACTGATTTATGGTGCAGGTGTGATTGGCTGTGAATACGCTTCTATTTTTAAAGGCTTAGGCGCAAAAGTTGATCTAGTAAATACCCGCGACCGCCTACTTGCCTTTATGGATGCAGAAATTTCAGATGCACTAAGCTATCACTTTTGGAACAGCGGTATTGTTATTCGTCATAACGAAGAATTTGATAGAGTAGAAACTCGCGATGATTGTGTTGTGATGCACTTAAAATCAGGCAAGCGAGTTAAAGCAGACTGTATTTTGTTTGCTAATGGTCGTACGGGTAACACCGATACATTAAACCTTGATGCTGTTGGCCTAAAAGCAGATGGTCGTGGCCAGCTTAAAGTGAATGAAACTTACCAAACAGAAGTCGATAACATTTATGCTGTTGGTGATGTTATTGGCTATCCAAGCCTTGCTAGTGCGGCATTTGATCAAGGGCGAATCGCCGCTGATGCTATTGCCTGTGGTAACTGCGAAGAAAAATTGATTATTGATATACCGGCAGGGATTTATACTATTCCTGAAATGAGCTCAGTGGGTAAAACCGAGCAAGAGCTCACCGCAGCTAAAATTCCATACGAAGTGGGTCGTGCCCAATTTAAACATTTAGCGCGGGCACAAATAGCAGGCACTGAGGTAGGTAGTTTAAAGATTTTATTCCATGTTGATACCAAAGAAGTGCTCGGTGTGCATTGCTTTGGCGAGCGTGCCTCTGAAATTGTTCACATCGGCCAAGCGATTATGGAGCAAAAGAACGGCGGCAATAACATTGATTACTTTGTGAATACCACGTTTAACTACCCAACTATGGCTGAAGCCTATCGCGTAGCTGCATTAAATGGTTTAAATCGTTTGTTTAAGTAA
- the hemE gene encoding uroporphyrinogen decarboxylase, translating into MSELKNDRYLRALQKQPVDVTPVWMMRQAGRYLPEYRATRAQAGDFMSLCKNAELACEVTLQPLRRYPLDAAILFSDILTIPDAMGLGLYFETGEGPKFERPISSLADVKKIPNIDPTDELGYVMNAVSTIRRELKGEVPLIGFSGSPWTLATYMVEGGSSKTFGKIKKMAFAEPQTLHLLLDKLADSVIDYLNAQVKAGAQSLMVFDSWGGVLSPRDYNEFSLQYMHKIVDGLIREHDGRKVPVTLFTKNGGQWIEAIAATGCDAVGLDWTINIGDAKRRVGDKVALQGNMDPAMLHGTPERIRQEVATILEDFGTGSGHVFNLGHGITPDVDPENAGVFINAVHEFSGKYHK; encoded by the coding sequence ATGAGCGAATTAAAAAACGACCGTTATTTACGTGCACTACAAAAACAACCTGTTGATGTCACTCCGGTATGGATGATGCGCCAAGCTGGCCGTTATTTACCTGAGTACCGTGCTACACGTGCCCAAGCAGGCGACTTTATGAGTTTATGTAAAAACGCTGAACTTGCTTGTGAAGTAACGTTACAGCCTTTACGTCGTTATCCGCTTGATGCTGCAATTCTATTTAGTGATATTTTAACTATTCCAGATGCAATGGGTTTAGGTCTGTATTTTGAAACGGGTGAAGGTCCTAAATTTGAGCGCCCGATTTCTTCATTAGCTGATGTTAAAAAAATCCCAAATATCGATCCAACTGATGAGCTTGGTTATGTGATGAATGCGGTAAGTACGATTCGTCGCGAATTAAAAGGTGAAGTACCGCTAATAGGTTTCTCTGGTTCACCTTGGACACTTGCCACTTACATGGTTGAAGGCGGAAGCAGCAAAACATTCGGTAAAATCAAAAAAATGGCGTTTGCTGAGCCACAAACACTGCACCTATTACTTGATAAATTAGCTGACTCAGTCATTGACTATTTAAACGCGCAAGTTAAAGCGGGTGCGCAATCGTTAATGGTATTTGACTCATGGGGTGGAGTATTAAGCCCACGTGATTACAATGAGTTTTCATTACAATACATGCATAAGATTGTTGATGGCTTAATTCGCGAGCATGATGGTCGCAAAGTACCTGTAACACTGTTTACTAAAAATGGCGGTCAGTGGATTGAAGCAATCGCGGCGACGGGCTGTGATGCTGTAGGTCTAGATTGGACAATTAATATTGGTGATGCAAAGCGTCGTGTTGGCGATAAAGTAGCACTACAAGGGAACATGGACCCCGCCATGCTACATGGTACGCCTGAGCGTATTCGCCAAGAAGTAGCGACTATTCTTGAAGACTTTGGTACAGGCTCTGGCCATGTATTTAACCTAGGTCATGGTATTACACCTGATGTTGACCCAGAAAACGCAGGTGTATTTATCAACGCGGTTCATGAATTCAGTGGTAAATACCACAAATAA
- a CDS encoding Rsd/AlgQ family anti-sigma factor translates to MLTRLEKAQQKWGGSHSVIDKWLTERQELLVLFCRIAGFSPYEKKDHALPDQLQIQNFCQILMDYLSAGHFEIYDDIAKACEEKGPESQKLASALYPRISETTDIALDFNDKYAEVDKDDLLDEFDKDLSALGEALELRFELEDELIDNLYSNHTS, encoded by the coding sequence ATGCTGACGCGTTTGGAAAAAGCTCAACAAAAATGGGGTGGAAGCCACTCTGTTATCGATAAGTGGCTCACAGAGCGCCAAGAGCTACTTGTGCTGTTCTGCCGTATAGCGGGCTTTTCACCGTATGAAAAGAAAGATCATGCCCTTCCAGATCAACTACAAATCCAAAATTTTTGTCAAATTTTAATGGACTACTTATCTGCTGGTCATTTTGAAATTTACGATGACATTGCAAAAGCATGTGAAGAGAAAGGCCCAGAAAGCCAAAAGCTTGCCAGTGCACTTTACCCACGTATTTCAGAAACAACTGACATTGCTCTCGACTTTAACGATAAATATGCTGAAGTAGATAAAGATGATTTACTGGATGAGTTTGATAAAGACTTATCTGCCCTAGGCGAAGCACTTGAGCTACGCTTTGAATTAGAAGATGAGTTAATCGATAACTTATATTCAAATCATACTAGCTAG
- a CDS encoding S66 peptidase family protein: MHKRSFLKSLSILAAGASLTSAPLIGAQNSSGHTLIKPKALTKGGTIGVCSPSAATAEHADIILAKGVIEALGYKARLAPNILARRGHLAGTDAMRANDLNNLFSDTDVGAIFCLRGGSGAARILPLLDYTMIRNNPKPLMGYSDITALHNALLAKTGMISFHGPNASSEWNPFHVEQFKSLFEARKHMHYQNLPKADDELVNTKYLTQTITAGKATGRLIGGNLTVLTALAGSNYLPDFNGAILFLEDIDEAPYRIDRMMSTLKLMGALDKIAGFVFGDCNECKPGRGYGSLTLDDIFADYIKPLGIPAYRGAMIGHIKRQFILPVGALIELDANKGTLKMREAAFS, encoded by the coding sequence ATGCATAAACGGTCATTTTTAAAGTCACTTTCAATTCTTGCAGCAGGTGCAAGCCTAACATCAGCTCCCCTAATTGGCGCACAGAATAGCAGTGGCCACACTTTAATTAAGCCAAAAGCACTCACAAAGGGAGGCACTATCGGTGTCTGTAGTCCTTCTGCGGCAACCGCCGAGCATGCTGATATCATACTAGCAAAAGGGGTGATTGAAGCACTGGGTTATAAAGCAAGGCTGGCACCTAATATTCTAGCAAGACGAGGGCATTTAGCTGGAACAGATGCTATGCGAGCCAACGATCTAAATAACTTGTTTAGCGATACGGATGTCGGTGCTATTTTTTGTTTGCGTGGTGGTTCAGGCGCAGCCCGTATTTTACCTTTGCTCGACTACACCATGATCCGCAACAACCCTAAGCCGCTCATGGGCTACTCAGATATCACCGCTTTACATAACGCACTGCTTGCCAAAACTGGCATGATTAGTTTTCATGGTCCAAACGCATCTAGTGAGTGGAATCCATTTCATGTAGAGCAATTTAAAAGCCTGTTCGAAGCACGAAAGCACATGCATTATCAAAATTTACCCAAAGCAGACGATGAGCTGGTAAATACCAAGTACCTGACTCAAACTATCACAGCAGGTAAGGCGACGGGTCGCTTAATCGGTGGAAACTTGACAGTACTCACCGCTTTGGCGGGTTCTAATTACCTTCCCGACTTTAACGGGGCCATTTTGTTTTTAGAAGATATTGATGAAGCACCGTATCGAATTGACCGTATGATGAGCACATTAAAGCTCATGGGTGCACTTGATAAGATTGCGGGTTTTGTATTTGGTGATTGTAATGAGTGCAAGCCTGGTCGTGGTTATGGCTCGTTAACACTTGATGATATTTTTGCAGACTATATTAAACCATTAGGCATTCCCGCTTATCGCGGTGCAATGATAGGCCATATTAAACGCCAATTTATTTTACCTGTGGGTGCGTTAATTGAACTTGATGCTAACAAGGGTACGCTTAAAATGAGGGAAGCTGCATTTAGCTAG